Proteins encoded together in one Amblyraja radiata isolate CabotCenter1 chromosome 11, sAmbRad1.1.pri, whole genome shotgun sequence window:
- the LOC116978705 gene encoding 15-hydroxyprostaglandin dehydrogenase [NAD(+)]-like, with translation MELKGKVALVTGAAQGIGKAIAEILLKNGAKVSLLDCNQPEGEAAAAALGQLYGPENVLFLHCDVASGRQLEECFNKTLETFQRLDIVCNNAGIFDERNWEKCVSVNLVGMIRGSKLALQHMSKEKGAAGGVIVNMASLAAYHPIEGAPVYTATKYGVVGITKALSLDCMKNHGVRVNALCPSIVDTRLVRSQEGDGRKVMDNLIGMLGTLLTPAQIAEGLLELVLDQSRNGVMMKMFHDGRIEYEDQAEVQPAEA, from the exons ATGGAACTGAAGGGGAAGGTAGCGTTGGTGACGGGAGCAGCACAGGGCATTGGGAAAGCGATTGCtgaaatattactgaagaacggagcTAAG GTGAGTTTACTCGACTGCAACCAGCCGGAGGGCGAGGCAGCGGCTGCTGCATTGGGGCAGCTCTACGGACCAGAGAACGTCCTTTTCCTGCACTGTGATGTGGCGTCTGGGAGGCAACTGGAAG AATGTTTCAACAAAACCTTGGAAACATTTCAGAGGTTGGACATTGTGTGCAACAACGCTGGCATCTTTGATGAAAGGAACTGGGAAAAGTGTGTTAGTGTAAACCTG GTCGGCATGATCAGGGGAAGCAAACTGGCCCTGCAGCACATGAGCAAGGAGAAGGGAGCGGCAGGAGGCGTGATTGTCAACATGGCTTCACTGGCAG CATATCACCCCATCGAAGGCGCTCCAGTTTACACGGCCACCAAGTATGGAGTGGTGGGAATCACCAAAGCCCTCTCT CTGGACTGTATGAAGAATCATGGGGTTCGGGTAAACGCGCTGTGTCCCTCGATCGTTGACACTCGGCTTGTGAGGAGTCAGGAAGGAGATGGGAGGAAGGTCATGGATAATTTGATTGGAATGTTGGGGACACTTCTGAC GCCTGCCCAGATTGCAGAGGGACTCTTGGAGCTGGTCCTGGAtcagagcaggaacggggtgatGATGAAGATGTTCCACGATGGCAGGATTGAGTATGAAGACCAAGCTGAGGTTCAGCCAGCAGAGGCCTGA